A stretch of DNA from Vulpes lagopus strain Blue_001 chromosome 12, ASM1834538v1, whole genome shotgun sequence:
GGAATCACCCATTTGAGTCCACATCCTACACCAGACCCCAGACTGTGACCTCCTGAGAGCAGAGTCAGTCATGCaggtgcctgctgtgtgcccaggGCCCAGCATGTGTGTGGCACacggtagatgctcaacaaactgcACAATGAAAGTGGGAGTCCACAGGGCAGCTCGTGTCCCCAGAGCTCCACCTGCAGTTCCCatcttcagtggctccccatggCTACAGAGCCCCTCTCTGGGTGCCCCCAGCACTGCCTTTCCTGCTCCATTCCCTTGGGAAATCTTGAGGCTCCCTGCCTctgttggggggggcgggggggggggcttgggcTCTTGCATTGCACTTAGGCTTATCTTGTCTTCACATCCTCCCCAAATTCCATCTGCTCTGAACAAATCTCTCTCTTCCCCGACCTTGCTCGGTTTGCCCTGGTGCTCCTTGTGCTAGAGTATAGATACCAAGGAAGGGACGGTCCTCCAGATCACCCCATTTTGGGGTTTGAGGAGAGGGAGCCCACATGGCAAGGTTTTCAGCGGTTGACACGGGGAGTTGCATGTTGGGGTCAGTCTCCTGGCCAACACTTagtctgtgtgaccttggccaagagcttagcctctctgggccttggttcccctcccccacccccacaaggaATGGTTGTACTAAGAGTAGCTCAAGAGAAGAGCTGGAGGCTGGGCGCTGGGGTAGGACAGCTGAGGGCCTCACCTCAGCTCCAGCTCCCACGCCTGTGCCAGCCAGAGCAGGACCccctaacctctctgggccttggagTCCTTATCAGCAAATGGTGCTCAGGAGATGCTCTCACAGGGTGGAGGGCTCcaaccagggagggagggagcattCAGGGGAAAGGAGCAGTGATTTTCCTGCCTCTCCATCACTGCCTTCTGCCCTGGGTAGAGTCATTCCTCCCAGTCTGCCACCCACCAGCTAGACCCAGGCCCCACCCGGCCTGGCACAGGTCTGCACACGGCCCAGGACAGGGTCATGGTGCGGGGATGGCATGGGACCTGGGGGTGTGATTATTCCAGGTGCGATGGCAGACCAGAACTGGGAGGACTGggatgagtgggggcagggataCAATTGCCATGCTGCACCCTCCTACGGGTGGGTCCGGGGTGACAGGAGAACAGTAGCCACCAGGGCCGCTTTCTGGGTTCTTCCAGACATGAGGCTGCCTGGATCCCAGGTGGCCAGCCCTGAGTGGAAGTGTCCCAGTGAAgaggacccaggaccctgggtgcCATGAGGGAGGGGCCAGAGAACCTGGGGGTCCCCATCCCATGCAGCCCCCCCACGTGCTCCCTTCACGTTCAGTGTCGCCCAGAGGCAGGTGGGACCCAAGCAAGGAACACAGCCGCGAATGTGGGGCCGGGTCGCTGGGAGGGAAGGCCTGCGAGTGCTCCTAGGCCTGTGCGCTGTGGCCTGTGCGCGCGCGGGGGCTCTGCGGGCTGTGCCTGGGGGGGGCTGTGGCCGGGGTCCCCGTCTGTGCGCGCCGTGAGGGGCGGGCGGGAGGCTCGAGGCCCTCTGGACACAGAATCCCCGTCGTcggggggaaggaggcagagcggagaggggaggagagcaggCCGCTGGGAGAGGAAAGCAGATGCACTGCGGGGACGGGGTCAGGAAGGGCACCCGGGCCGCAGGgaggcagggcggggcggggcggggcggggcggggcgggcccggggtgCGGGGCGCGACAgggcgcccctccccgccccggacGCCGCGGGGGCAgggcccggcgcccccgcccccgcccccgcccccgcccccgggagctCTACGCGGGCCTCGACTTCCAGCCTCGTCGCCGGCAGCGCCGCCGCAAGCCTAGCACTTTTCGGCtcaatagcaacaaaaagcagTGAGAGAAGGGGGAGACCAGGCCAGCGGCGAACCCGGGGCAGGTGGAaggcggcgcggcgcgggcccGCGGCgggaggggggcgcgggcgggagaCGCGAGCGCGGCGCGAGGGGAAAAGTTTCCGACCCGGAGCCGGAGGCTGCGAAGTTTCGGCCGCGCCGGGCGGCGCCAAAGCCAGGCCAACACTGCCCCCGCGTGGGCGCGGCGCGGCCCTGCAGCGGGCAGCCGGGCGAGGGCCCGCCGCGGCCcttggggagaaactgaggcccggagacggggggcgggggggaggtggGCGGCGCAAGGTcacgggggagggggcgcggcagAATCAGGCCTCCTCTGAGTCCCGCAAGCTCTCCGAGAAATGGAAATCCTAGGGCGGGGTGGGGTGTCGTGAAAGCCCAGGAAGGAGGGTTGAAGGGCGTCATCCCAGGCAGGGAAGCCTCATCCAGTACCCAGGGAAGGGGAGTTGAAGCGTtgcccccatcccatcccccgcAGGGTTTCTCCAAACTGCCTAGATCTGTGACCTTTCTTCTGGAGGCAGGGCACCCCTGCCTGTGAGTTGCATGCAAATCCTCCCCATCTACTACCCTCCTGGCCCTAAAACCCCCACCGCCggcccccagcccagcaccccGCTACCCATCCTTTctgcggggcgcctgggtgtgGATTCCGTGGCTGTTTCCTCACTGGCCAGGAGGTGGCGATAAAGACCTGGATCTTGGGCTTGGGGAGAGGTTGGGGTCCGGCTGCTTGGACAGAGGGGAGGACAGGAGGCTTCAACTTTGCCCGGGAGGTCAGTGCAGCGGTCAGATCAACCCTCCTGGTCCTTTGCCACCACTCGATGTGATTTTGAACACTGCCCatgcctcctccccccaccactaGGAAAGCAACATCTGGTCTCCACCCACCCAGGATGCTTGCCCTCCAGGGACCAGATGGTATGAACCTGGCCTGGGGAATGCAATGCGGAAGACAAAGGTTTGTCCACTCCTTTGGAGTCTGGACACCCTCATCCCATGGTGGAGGTCAGCAAGTGGCCTTTGGTTCCAGTCAAAGATGGAAGCTGGTGGGGCCTCAGGGCAGGTGTCTGTTTCAGGTGTGGGTTGCTCTGGGTTGACAGAGGCTTGGTCCCAGGTTTGAAGTGTGTGTGGAAGGCCTCTCGCCTTCCAGAAGAGGGGTTCACCTGGAACAAGCCCTGGCCCCATGAGGATgccttgcccccacccctcagcctCATCTCAGCCATGACTTTGTCCTCTCCTTCTCCTAGGTCCAGGAGCCTTGGAGCCCAGCAACTTGTAGGGTGAGACATAGCAGGTCCCAGCCACTTGAAATGCATGTTTATTTGTGGGGCAAGAGAGGCCTCTCCTCACCCCCTGGCCCGTGTCCACACATGGGCTGGAGCTCCAGTAGCCATTCACCCAGGAGCCTGCTGTGACTTCGTGGAGGGCAGGAGCAGCCGGTAGCCCTTAGGGCGGCCTCGCTTCAGGACTGTGTGCAGCACCAAGCTGGGCAGGAAGGATTCCTAGAGAGACAAGGAGGACTGACTGGACGCTCCAGGGGCCTCTGGGCAGGAGATCCCAGGGGGATTCTATACCCCCAGTCCAAAGGGGCGGACACTGGAGTCAGCCCCtctgtacagatgaggaaacaaatgcaaaaagcCCCCAGCACCTACAAGTATGGAGCTGGGAAGCTGAACCCAGCTCAGCTCGAGACCCCAGCCCTTAGCCACATGCAGGGAGGCTTCACTCGGTACCCCAGCCACCCCCTGGGCAGGAGTGCTCTGGGTGGTTGGTTGCCAGCAGGTGCTCACCAGCTTCTGGCTCCAGGAGCAGCGCGATTTGCCCACTGGCTCCAGAATGTGGTCGGTGTCCAGCAAGGTTTTGAGGTCACCTTGCTGCCTCTGTGTGCTGGCCCTGGGGATGAAGGGCAGGCTGTTCATGAAGGCATCCTCAGACAGGTGACTCTGTGGCtcctgggtgggcctggggagggtggggacaggagcCTGTGAGTTGCATGGACTCTGAGTTCCAGGTCCACCCATGGCTGGCAGGGCCCTCAAGGGCTCCGACCCTTAGCCTGCCCTCCACTGGGTGGGGTAGTCGACAGGGTGAGGAGAGGGTGCCCTGGCAATGTGTAGGAGTCCTGTCCCCTTCCCCGAAGCCTCACAGGCCGGGGCACTCCCAGCAGAACAACGAGACGCTGGCCATGgcctcctcctgggccctggggcttAGGGCTTTGGGCAAACTCTCCAGCCATCTCCCGACACTCCCGGACACCCGTTCTGATGTCGATGATCGGGTGGCTATCCCATTCTCGATGTTGCTCTGCCGGACTGGAGGAGAGAGGGCTCCAGTGAGATCTCTACCTGGCGGGGCTCTGGcacccccactctcccctcctccctctctggcaGGCAAGGCTGGGCAGAACCCTGTCTCCATGGCAACCCGAGGCTCCCCAGTGCCTTCTGGCTGCCTCCAGAGAAGGCTCAGGTTTTAAAACTATCTTGCGTGACTGTTTCTGCCTTTATGACCCAAACTgtgcccccacacacaccataCCCCCTCCTGCTGCAGCCCCAGATGGGCCTTCTTTCCCATAATGGGAAGGCCAGTCACGCCACCGTGGAAATCCAGAGACAATGCCGAGCCTCCTGCAGGGGTGGAAGGGCTGAGAGTCTTTCTTGCCCAATAGCTGCCCTTCTGGCTGGTCAGGGACCCCAAATTCCCCAATGGCTGCCTCAGGATGGAAAGGGCTGGGAAGCAGTCAGCTGGGCCCCGCCCTGGTGCCCTGGGACGTGACCACAGCTCCTGTGGCCACGGCGGACAAAGAAGCTTCTCCTGTGTCAGCCAACTGCCATTGGCCTGAAACTTTCTCCAGTGTTTGTCTGGGGGCACTCTGGCTTCTCTTCTCGGCCGCCGTGTCACCTGCTCTCTGGGCTTTGGCTTCCCCATTAAACAAGAAGTTAGACAAAACTGCAGCTTTTATTTCCAACTTCCTATGACCTTAAGGGGCCTGGGTAGGGTCCCTCCTGAGTCAGTGAAGGTCCTGGATTTTAGGGCTTTACCCACAGCTAGGCTTTGGAGCAGCCGTTTCCTGAAACTGCACACAGGAGGTGGTCAATAAATAGATGGAAGCTCTTGGAGGCCCTGGGGCTGCTATATCCTGAGAAGTGAAGAGGCCGGGCTGATGGagaaaggggtgggaggaggattGGTAAAGGTTATACCAGAGCAAGGACACGGATTCTTCCCATCTGCCTCTTGACACCCATTTCAGAAAACACTGAAAACCGTGCCAAAGCAGACACCATCACATCCATCCCCAAAGAGCTGAGAGCAAACTTCTATTCCCAAACCCAGGTCTGGTGGTTCCTAGCTTCTTTGCTGGACGGGGCAGTACCAGCCTTCCCCAGAGAGAAGGTTGGATCTAGATCTTTCTGGGCAACTCCTCAGCCAGCCATGCCTTCATGGATATGGGCAGAAGGTGCTTTAAGTGCCTTTGCCACCTTCTTCAGCCCCTGTAAGCCATGGAAGGGGCCAGACAGGGGTCGGGAGGCCATGGGTGCCACCTGTTCCAAGGTGGGCAGATATGGCACTTCCTGAGAACCCCTGGCAGCAAGAAGTCCTGCAGCGGTAGCCAAGCCTGGGTAGCCATTGTTCCTGCACTGTGGCTGCTCTCTGGTGCCACCCATATTCAGACACCTCTGCAGGACCTCGGACACTACTCGGTCTTTGAGGTCCTCCTGACACTCTCTGGAGAAGCCTTCTCGGCAGCGTCAGTGGATTCCTGGCCTTTGCAGGACGGCCCTTACTCCCAGGGCCATAgcctctgctctctgggctccaAGCTGGAACTTTCTGAAGTCCGGGCGCTCCCCATCCTGTCTGCCTACCTGCACAGTTGCGCTCCCAGTAGCGGAGTGCTGTGTCCCGCAGGGTTTCATCAGCAAATCGCACTCGGAAGGGGCAAAACCGCCTGCACCGCCCTGAGCCTTCCCCTGAGGAGCTGTGGGTGAGCACAGTCTTGAGCTTAGGAGCCTGTATATTGTGGGACCTGCTGGGAGAGGTGAGAAAGGGCAAGGGAGGGCCAGGGtcggagcccccagccccacatTCCACCCCAACAGCACACATCCACTCAACCAGAGCTCGCTGTGTATCCTGACAACCACAATACCTGGCCTTTTCAGGGAACGCTTTGCCTGCCAAGGAGGTGGATCAGGCCTGCCACATGCATCAGCCCACCAACCCCACACAACTCTGGGAAGTATGattattctccccattttgcagatgagcaaactgtGGCACAGAGATGTTTTacaacttgctcaaggtcatgcagctCGTAAAAGGTAGAGCCaagattttttgttatttttgagcCAAGATCTGAATCTTAGTTCCAGAGCCGGCATGCTTATATATCAAGCAATtcagcaaagagaagaaagagaggaagttGAGAGTCAAGTCATTCTGGGTTTCCAGCCTAACTCTTTGAAGcatcagtttctttatctgtaaaatggggctcaTCATTGTGCCCACCACATGGGGTGGTGAGATGAAACGGATGGCAAAGCACTCCACCTGGATGTGTGGTGCCCAGAGTAATCATTTCTAACTTCcaattgctctttttttctttaagattttactttatttattcatgagagacacagagaaagaggcagagacataggcagagggagaagcaggatccctgcagggaacccgatgcgggactcgatcccaggagctcgggatcacaacctgagccgaaggcagacgctcaaccactgagccacccaggtgcccctcaaactgTTCTTATAATCATTAGTCTCAGTTATGCCCTTTCCCAGGCACATGAGCTTGGGCAAACCACAATCAGGTCTCCATTTTGCagttttcctctttaaattatgtattatatattgtagaGCAATATAATAATAGCCTCCTTCTAAGAGTTTAGAAAGTATCAAATAACTTATGGGAGGCGTCTAGTACATggcctggcatggggcctgcacTCAATAAAGGGCATTCTGTTGttgttacatttattaattttagcctCAAGGGCAAGCCTGCAGGAGGGCCTGCTTGATCCATCTGTGGCTCTGTTATTCAGAAATGTCACGTTCCACCTTAAGGACACACATATTGATGTATCTACATCCGTTTATCtgactactttttttaaaatttatgatagtcacacacacacacacacagagagagagagagagaggcagagacacaggcagaggaagaagcaggctccatgtaccgggagcccgacgtgggactcgatcccaggtctccaggatcgcgccctgggccaaaggcaggcactaaaccgctgtgccacccagggatccccctgactaCTTCTTTATGTCTGTGTGGACACGTAAAGGATGCTTTCATCAGCCCACTAAAGAGCCAGGCAGACAGGAGACGGCTACAGGCGTTGGGACCTACTTAGTGATCCGATAGTTGCCGGCTTATCAAGGCCCAGTCTGTGCTGGCCTCAGGGCCAGACCCAGGTGCATCCTGGCTTTGCCCAGAGGACTGAAGTCTCAGCTTCTCCTGTCAAAGGCTTCTGGAGCCCATTCCAGGGCACCCCGGTGTCCCCTGTAGGGCCTACCAGAGAATCTCACATACCATGAACTGCTCAAGTATTAGCTCTTAAATGTGAAACACTGTGATTGTGTCCATCCCTGCTGTTTGTCATATTTGAGATAATGAGTTCCATACGTGTACTTATTATGTCTTATGAGAAGTAATGTGTTTCTTTGGGGTGATTGATTTAAAGTTCCTGGGTTGGCAAATGTGTTTCACTTCTGGCATCTATTCTGATCCACTGGTAGCATCTGCCTGGAACACTGTGTCAGGAAGGGTTTGAGGCCCAGTGGAGGAAAAATGCTGGGGTCAAATAATACTGTCAGCCATGGGTCCAGAAGGAGAAGGGATGGCATGTATGTAGTGCATTTACTTTCCTTGCTCTTTAAACTCATGGGCAATGCTCTTCACCTTTCACCTCTGTTTAAGCCTGTTTATGCTGGaggaggtttttggttttttttttttctacattcttttCCTCCATTAGAGCTATGGCATCAAGATCCAGGTAAGCTATACTGCCCAGGCTCTTCTACCTCCATTCCTTATCTTATTTCCCCCAACATTTGACACGTAGCAAAACCTAATAAAAGCTAGAGGAAGAAATGGACGAATTGATGGTGGGAtggataaaaggaaggaagattgggtgggtggatggatggattgacTCATGAATGAGTTAATGAAAAGGTCTGAATAGGACTGGATGTTAGAGGGATGGGTAGATGTATGGATAAGTGGATGAATGCTTCTGTATATGGGTATGTGGACTCATAGATGGCTTCATGACAAGATTATAGATGGACAGTACCCTGGATTTACAAGTGCATGGAAGGATTTGTAGGTGACTAATCATTGGATTCAGGGATGGATAGAACTGTAGAGTTTGTGGATAGAAAGATGACTGgctagatggatgaatggatggatagatggatggatgggtgcgTGGGTGGAGAGAGATTCATGGATGCATTGTATAACACCTGGTTCGCAGAGAAGCTGTATGCAAAGATGGATAGGTGAATGGGAGCAGGAATATCTGAATGGATTCATGGATGGATTATGAATATGTCGGTAGGAGACCTGATGAATAAATGGGTGGATGGATTCATAGATGTTGATGGATAATCCTTGGATAGGTTAGGAGGAGACCTGCTCTGGGATAGATCTCTGGGTGGATTCATGGACGGATTATGGATTTGGCAGAAGACCTGATTCGTGGATGGACACATAGATG
This window harbors:
- the C12H9orf50 gene encoding uncharacterized protein C9orf50 homolog; the encoded protein is MPRRLPNPGAQQMAFKGLPGDGACGRGGPLLPSLPLPQLRAVSGAGVPDSWRASGAGGGGGGWWPSGSSYPEMGAGVGSPSPRLPALPTVAQRAAQNRTKLRSLLLPPLLLARAPREPAPPRARPGESEDPWRGAAWEAPDSLRGLLGELLPSRFREFLHQWRAERAGPPPGEAPPGSAPGPLRGRGGAGRGGAGRGGRGGVLSGANGATTASGVRPPKSCGPPLEGGPPILRKPRSVSEHCHNSPQCPHCSFLPDLRGQSSYFQDSLKKILLHQIPAPGTLRKDRSQFTLKKGNHRSHNIQAPKLKTVLTHSSSGEGSGRCRRFCPFRVRFADETLRDTALRYWERNCAGRQTGWGAPGLQKVPAWSPESRGYGPGSKGRPAKARNPLTLPRRLLQRVSGGPQRPSSVRGPAEVSEYGWHQRAATVQEQWLPRLGYRCRTSCCQGFSGSAISAHLGTGGTHGLPTPVWPLPWLTGAEEVRQSNIENGIATRSSTSERVSGSVGRWLESLPKALSPRAQEEAMASVSLFCWECPGLPTQEPQSHLSEDAFMNSLPFIPRASTQRQQGDLKTLLDTDHILEPVGKSRCSWSQKLVSTCWQPTTQSTPAQGVAGVPSEASLHVAKGWGLELSWVQLPSSILVGAGGFLHLFPHLYRGADSSVRPFGLGESFLPSLVLHTVLKRGRPKGYRLLLPSTKSQQAPG